A window of Flavobacterium branchiarum genomic DNA:
ACATGCTAATATCTCTCACGCAGGAAGCGTTCAAAAACAAGTTGCTAGTGTTGAGAAAAAGAAAGCTGCAGGAATTTTGGCAGAAACCTGTCCGAAATGTAAAAAAGCAACACTTATAAAAGGAAAGTCTGCTTATGGATGTGGCAATTATAAAGTGGGATGCGATTTTGTATTACCTTATGTTTTTGAGGGGAAAAAATTATCAGAAAACCAATACTTGCGTTTGCTTCAAAAAGGATCTACAGTAAATTTAAAAGATTTTAAAACCGATGCAGGAACTGTAGAAGGTTTAATTCGCTTTGAAGAAAATTACAAACTTAAATTAGAACCGAAAAAAACTAGCCCGAAAACCACAAAAGATGCATCAACGTCAGATACTTTACTGTGTCCTAAATGTAAAAAAGGAACAGTAATGAAAGGTAAAACGGCTTATGGTTGTGGAAATTATAAATTGGGTTGCGATTTTAAAGTGACTTTTGATACGGTTAGAGAAAAATTAAAAGATCAAAAACCAACCAAAGAACTCGTTTATTCTATTTTGAATGAAAGTGTTTAGAGGAGAGGTTCTGAGTTGCTAAGGTTCAAAGGTTCAGAGCAACAAAGACTCAAAGTTGCAAAAGTTTTTGAAAAAGGTACTGAGATACTGAGGTTATGAGTTGATAAGCTTCGAAGGCTCAAAGTAGCAATGGTCCTTCTTTTGAGGTTCTGAGTTACTAAGGTAAAAGCATTCAATTTTTTTGATAAAACAGTTTAATCCTTTTAATCCTTTTAATCTGTGGCCGAAAAAAGCTTTTGAATTACTGAGGTTCAAAGTAGCAGAGGTTTGGAAATATGGAGTAATAAAAGATGCTACCTTTCCCAAATTACTTTTTACAATTCACATCTCTCATTTCACATTTATACATTTTACTTTTAACATCATCCACCTATTCTATTTTTTTATAATTTAGCACTTCTAAACAACATCAAATAATTACGCGAATGTTTCAAAAAACTACCCTTACATTTCTTTTATTAGCGGTTGTTTCATGCAAGAACGCAGAAACTCCAGAGAAAGATAAAATAAAAGCTGCCGATTGGCTTATTGGAAAATGGGAGAATGTTACTCCACAAGGAATATTAACCGAAACATGGAGTAAAGTAAACGATAGTACTTTTCAAGGAAGTTCTTTTTTCATAAAAGGAAAAGACACTATTCATTTTGAAACGATCAAATTGCAACAAAAAGGAGAAATCTTAACTTACAATGCAACTGTAAAAGGACAAAACAATGACGAAGCAGTAGCTTTTGAAATGACCAATTCAACAGAAAAAGGATTAGTTTTCGAAAATCCAAAACACGATTATCCACAAAAAATCAGCTATACTAAAGGAGCCAACAACAGCTTAACAGCCGAAATATCAGGTATCCAATTAGGAAAACCAAGCTCTGAAAAATATCTTATGACGAAGAAATAATCATGACAAAAGAAGTAACAAAGATATTTTTAATAATGCTTGTATTGCTTTTTACATGTTGTGGACAAAGCCAAATAAAAACTCCTGTAGATGCAATGAGTAAATTTGAGAAATTCAAAAATAAAGACAAGTTTATAGAAGACAATTCCATTTTTTATCCAGGAATTGGTGATCAAAAACTGAAACCAATTTTAACTGATAAGATTAATTTAGCTGCAGATGACTTTAAAAAAGTAGCGGAAACAAAAAATCCAATTGATGAGGATTATCAAAATGCTATAAAAAAAAGTCTGGAAAGATTCTCTGAAATTTATATAGAAATTGACACTGAAAATCGAGAAAGAATTTGCCTATATTTCGAAGAACTTATGGATATTGTTGGACTTGAAAGCTCTAATAATCAATTAAACGACTTTATGTACAACTTTGATGTGAGGTAAAATAGAATAATCATAGAAATTATACATTATCTCTTGCTAAAGAGATTGTCTTATTAGCACTTGCGAAAACCAACCCCTTTAAAATATCTAATAGAGCAAATGAAAAATTATGAAACTGAAGCTATAAAACTTTCAAGAGTAATTGATATTGCGATAGAAAGTTTTGAAAAATTTGTTCCCTACGATTGGACTGAAGAAAATCTTACACAAATAAAAAATTGTTATTTTGAATGGAAAGATCAAATACTTAATCCAGAATTAAAATATAAAAAATTAGCATCTTTAAAATATACAGCCGAAGATGTTTTTACTATTTTTCAAGAAGGAACAGGAGAATTTGTTGAATATTTTTGGAAAGAAATAAAAAATCAAGACCTAGATTATATACGAAAAGACAAACTACGGAAAATCTTGAAGCATGGAAAAATAAAAAATGAAATAGAATATAATTACGTGACTGATATTATTGTTGCTACCAAACAAGAAAATAGAATCACACAAGAAGATTTTAACTATTTAAGTGAAATGCTAGGTGTTTTTGAAAATAAAAAACATCAATAAATTAGCTTGTATTACATCCAAAAAAATTCATCCTCAAAGCCAAGAAAACCTTAGAATCTTAGCAACTCAGAACCTCAGCAACTCTAAAAAAACCTCTGAGCCTTTGAGCCTCTGTCACTCCTCCTCTCCAATTTTATTCACCATCAAAATCATCATTCCTCCTAGGAAAGCCATGATTAAAAACGCCCATTTCATACTTAAGAATTCGGATATAAAACCAACCATTGGCGGTACAATTAAAAAACCAAGATAACCAATAGTAGAAATAGAAGTTAAGGCAGAACCGCTACTCAAGGTCGTAGATCGTCCTGCAATACTAAAAACCAAAGGAACGACACAAGAAACCCCAATTCCGATTAAGAGATATCCAAAAATTGTTGGATAAATAAAAGGCAAGAGAAAGCAAATTAAAAAACCTATTGTGATAAAAATACCACTGTAGAATAAAATACGTTTTACACCGAATCTCATTACAGCATAATCACCAAAGAAACGTCCTAGAGTCACCGCTGTCATAAAGAACACAAAAGCTGCGGTTGTAAGTCTGGGAGAAGCGTGTAAAACATTTTGAAAATAGATACCACTCCAATCGTACATCGTATTTTCGCATGCCATCGAAACAAAACAAATTAGTGCAAACTTCATCAGATTATTATCAGGCATCGAAAAGAACTTCTTTTTAACTGGTACGGGTTCAGTAAGAATACTCATTGGATAGAAACAAGCTGTAATTGCCATCATAGCAACGCTAATTCCTAATAAATGATAAGATGGAGCAATATTATGAGCAACCATTACATATCCTAAACCCGCTCCTGCAAATCCTGCCAAACTCCAAACGGCATGAAAAGTAGTCATTATAGACTTCGGATATAGTTTTTGTACTTCTAGCGCTTGTGCGTTCATTGATAAATTAAGGATGTTCCGCGAAGCACCAAATATCAAAAGGATAATAACCAATTGCCAAACATAAGCACTAAAACCGGGTAGAGCCAAAACGATATTAAATAAAACAGCACCCAAAAGCATACAGTACCGACTACTATATTTGTTTAACAACTTTCCTGTAAAAGGCATTGTAAACATTAAACCAATGGGAAATGCAAATAAAACAGCTCCAAATTCGGCTTCGGTTAAATGCAATTGTGCTTTTATATGCGGTATTCGAGATGCCCAAGAAGAATATCCAAATCCAGAAACAAAGAAAAAAACCGTATTAGCCAATCTAAATCCTTTAGGCGAATGCTGTAGTTTCTTAAAATAAGGTATAATCATGGAGATAATTTAATTTATTAAGCCTGCAAAATTAAGTCTTTATAAAACTATAATCCAGATTCGCACATATATTTTAATTAAAACCGTACCGCTATGTTCTTTTATCATGAACATATAAAAGAATAACTTAAAACTTTATTAATAATTAGTCTAAATAAATATTGTAAAACAAATATTAAATTATAATTTTGGTAACGATTTCAAGATTAACGAAATCACTATAAATTTTTAATAAAAATAAAATTAAATACTTTCATTATGAAATTAACTCCCTTAAAGACTCTAGTAGTTTTATTAACAGTATTGCTAAGCCCTCAATTA
This region includes:
- a CDS encoding DUF6265 family protein yields the protein MFQKTTLTFLLLAVVSCKNAETPEKDKIKAADWLIGKWENVTPQGILTETWSKVNDSTFQGSSFFIKGKDTIHFETIKLQQKGEILTYNATVKGQNNDEAVAFEMTNSTEKGLVFENPKHDYPQKISYTKGANNSLTAEISGIQLGKPSSEKYLMTKK
- a CDS encoding MFS transporter; translated protein: MIIPYFKKLQHSPKGFRLANTVFFFVSGFGYSSWASRIPHIKAQLHLTEAEFGAVLFAFPIGLMFTMPFTGKLLNKYSSRYCMLLGAVLFNIVLALPGFSAYVWQLVIILLIFGASRNILNLSMNAQALEVQKLYPKSIMTTFHAVWSLAGFAGAGLGYVMVAHNIAPSYHLLGISVAMMAITACFYPMSILTEPVPVKKKFFSMPDNNLMKFALICFVSMACENTMYDWSGIYFQNVLHASPRLTTAAFVFFMTAVTLGRFFGDYAVMRFGVKRILFYSGIFITIGFLICFLLPFIYPTIFGYLLIGIGVSCVVPLVFSIAGRSTTLSSGSALTSISTIGYLGFLIVPPMVGFISEFLSMKWAFLIMAFLGGMMILMVNKIGEEE
- a CDS encoding DUF4844 domain-containing protein, with product MTKEVTKIFLIMLVLLFTCCGQSQIKTPVDAMSKFEKFKNKDKFIEDNSIFYPGIGDQKLKPILTDKINLAADDFKKVAETKNPIDEDYQNAIKKSLERFSEIYIEIDTENRERICLYFEELMDIVGLESSNNQLNDFMYNFDVR